A genomic segment from Ignavibacteriales bacterium encodes:
- a CDS encoding T9SS type A sorting domain-containing protein: MNLAVYNILGEQVKTLINQEMPAGNHTVQFKASNLASGMYLYRLQTGSFVETKKMILIK, from the coding sequence ATAAATCTTGCTGTTTATAATATTCTTGGCGAACAGGTTAAAACATTAATTAACCAGGAGATGCCTGCAGGAAATCATACGGTTCAATTCAAAGCAAGCAACCTTGCAAGCGGAATGTATTTGTACAGATTGCAGACAGGAAGCTTTGTTGAAACTAAGAAGATGATATTAATTAAATAA